The nucleotide sequence GTACTGAGAAGTGAGAGCAAGGAGCATCTGACCTCCAATGGTGCATCTAATTGGTTTCAGCACCCTTCTTTAACTTTTTGCTATGAAGAGACACAGTTTTGATCGGCCTTCTGTAAGTACACTCTTCAAAATGCATTGAACAAAGAAATTTGATACTAAActttattctctcttttttttgttcttggTTTGCTTCTAGCATTCCCCCAAGCAAGATATGTCTCAGTTTGAACAAGATCAAGAAAGGCATATTCAAACTGTTCGCTTCTAACCAGAATACAGAAGAACTACTCGGTTAGTGAAGACAAAGGATATTCTTTCTCAAACAAGAAAAATAGTGCTTTGCAGGCGCGACATAAAAGTCCTAACCATTTCACCAAGCAATCAGCAGCATTTGCAGCTTGCAGTGCTTTTGGACACCAACTCAAAAGGTTATTTATAGAAAACTGAATTTACTTTCATTGCATAATGTGAATATAATTTACGATATGCATGTTTAAGGTTTTACATAATTGCACCCTACCTCCCTCTATAAACACAAATTTCTTTAACTAGGAACAATCATGTTCTCCCAAGCTGTACATAAGCACCTCACTGGATGCAAATGATGAGACGAGGATTGAAGCAAATTTTAAGCTCTTGAGCTTTTCGAGGCTTCCTGATGATTCACAGCTCTGTAAAACCAAATGGCCATATCATAATTAAAGGAAGCAAAGAGACATCTAAATGTAAAGTTCGGTTGCTTAGTAGTATTATGAAGTCATAAGAATTCAATAAAAGTAAACAGTTCAGGAAACTGGAATAATGAAGGGCAGAGTTTCTGCAACTTTGTGTGGTTTTCAAAAGACTAATTTAAAACTGTGAATATAAAGGAACACCAACTTATCCCTATGCAGAAACGAAGAGGAGTTGCCTTAATTTCTGATCTTAGAAGCAAACATAGTAGATTCAATTACactaaaattacaaaaaaaggaTTAAgaactgcaaaaaaaaaaaaaaaaaaaaaaaaaaaaaaaaaacagagcttgAAGATAGGAGAGGTTGACTACTCCTAATTCCAGATTGATATTTCTGCCATTTTATGAAAACAGAATGTGAACTTACTGTTTAGAGGGACCCTACATATATTTCCTCTATGAAACACTTAAGAcagtctctctctctatctctcttttgAGGGGAACTTAAGACACTCTTTCTCCAGTACAGGTAACATTTTAGTCAAAAGGAGAAGCAAATCATGATAAAATTTAGTTTAACACACTCCAAGAGGCAAAATGGCGAAACAAGTATATACCTTCTTGAGATGATTGGGGTTTTGCTTCTTGGTTTAGTATCCTCTGACTTCACCAACACTTCCTTTTCTCTAGACGCCGCTACTCTCCTCATCTTCTTTTCTCTAGACGCCGCTACTGCATCAACTTTTTTCTGGAGCAACTGCATAGGAATACAGGCATATGTCACAAAAAACATAAAGGAAGAATTAAAGAAACTGAGGAATGCTTTTAATTATCTAAAAGTTCGTTGTTCACATTGATTTCATCATCCTTAGCACTCAACATATGATCCTTCTCCTCATGTGATTTTCTTAAGTTGATGACTTCCTTTTGCAGTCTGTCATACAGAAAACCTGATACCATATCTTCATAGGCATCTTCTGAACCACGCTTATTTTTTGACTTGATGTCACCAACTCCTTTGACTGTAACTTCTTGTGGAACCACTTTTTTTCTTTGCACAGTAACATCACAGTCATCTTCTGAACCACCCTTGTTTTGCAACTCAATGTCACCACAACCTTTGGCTTTAACTTCTTGTGAAGGCTCCGTATTTCCTTCAATAGAATCACTTATATTACCATTAGCGTTAGCAATTCTTTCTGCATTATCCTtcccatcatcatcaaaaactTTGCTTTTTGGAGCCCAGAAATTCTTTCTAACCAGATTTTCTCCAATAGCAAACTTGTTTTTCAAGCTATTTGTTGGCTTGATATTTCTGTTGGTGATAACACCTTCTGATGCGGAATTAGGCTGTTGTAAAACTGAGAGTCTAGAGGCAGAAACAGAAGCCCTTGAATGAAATGTTGGTCTCTTTTCTGGTTCCTCATTTGAAGAGCACCCAAATTTTTTCTTGGAGTTCTCAACTTGCTTTGGTGATAAGCTTGGTGCTTGCTTTAGACCTTCTTCCAATGTCTTCAGCCTCAAATTTAGTTTATCCTGTACGTTAAATTCACATGAAAAGCCAAGGAATAAATGTAAAATATAGTACAAAAAGACTTACCCAAAAAAGTGAGCTGTAAGATTTCATACCTTAAGCTGGGCTTCTGCCTTGGCAGTCCTTTCTGCTACAGCTACCTTATCCCGCAACCGTTGCATCTCTCCCTACAAATGCATCACCATTTAAGTCAAGACATTAAATGTAACTAATGTTATCCATCAGTTTATCAAGACAGACAGAATTTAAAATGATAATGCATGTATGATCTATGGCTATGCTATTTGCTATCTTTTCAGACCATGTTTAAATAGCATCAGTAATTTcttatgcttttggaaaataGAAAGGCTTCCTCTTTCCCTTCAAATAACATCAAGAGCATTGGAATttcatgaaaatgaggtaaaatACAAACAGTCAGGAAAACCATTGAAAATTCTTGCATTTTGTTCAAATCAAAAGTACCTGCAAAAATCTTCGCTCTTCCAGCCATTGCTTGACAGGCATGACTTTGCCATTGCCATCCTTCCACTCATTTGCGACCACAGTTGCCACCCGATTTGCTGAAACTTTAGCTCTTGCTAGCTCTCTCTCAAGAGTTTTTTTCTCTTCCTAGAAAATAGATGATGATAAATTAATGCCCCAAATTAACCTCTGGAGAAAGAATCATAGAGGAACAGATGATGACAAACTAAAACCTTACATATAATTCAGCAACCTGCCGCTGATAGTCACGCACAGCATTAGCAGCTGCACCGCCTGCAAGAATATATTCTTCAAGTTCATGAATAGTTTGAGTAAGCTTTTCCACTTCTACAATCTTCTGACGATTTGTTTTCTCCAAAAGCTTATTTTCTTCCTGCACCATGATAAAGGAATCCAGAAAGGTTAGTGATCTAACTTCCCACAGCTTGTGCACAAACAAAAAGGATACATCTATGGTTATGCCTGGCATATCTCTATTTGCCTCCTCAATTCAATGTTCTTGTTTTGCACAGTCTCTACTATCAGTGCCCGTTCAAGAGCAATACACAATATATTTTTTGCTTCAATCAAAGCCGCCTCTTTAGACTTTATGAGCCGTTCCAGAGCCTTTTTATCCTCTTGAAGTTTCGTAATCTGCAGTATAAGTccacaaaatcaaaaaacaccAACACTACAGATGTTTTTTGTTATAATGGTATCAGAAGAACCTATGCCTCATACCTTATTCTTGTACTTTTTTATATCAGACTCAAGTGGGGCAATCACAGCCTCAACTGGAAGGTATTCCTCATCCTTTTGACATGCATGAACTCTTCTCAAAGCTGCCTCTGCAGCAAACAGTGCAGCCAAGGCTTCTTTTTTCTCATTGATTAGCCTCTTGATCTCAAGATTCTGTTTAGCAATATATCTAAGTTGTAAAAAGGCTATCCATCTAAAGTGAACTATATTCACAGATTCCAAATctaaagaaacaaacagaacacCTTCTGTTCTAGTTGCTTCTCGGCAGCTCTGAGTTTGTCATCAACTTTCTTCAATTCATTATTAAGCTGGAAAGAATAGGACATAGAATGACTTTAAAATAAACACCCACGATATCCAAATAATTACATTTCAGAGGAATTCAGTACATTCATTACCTCCACTACAGCTTTATCTTTCATAAGTTCCGTCGCTTTCAAAGCCTTGATTTCATAGTTGGCAAGTCCCAACTCCCTCTCCTTGTCTGCAGATCAAAATAAGGacttaagcaagcaaatgaaTTGGAGGTGTGTATTGCTACATTTAACTAAGAACTCACTCCAATTAAATAGGCAAATTAGTAGTCTAACTCATAATTCATAATTCAAATAACTATTGGCTCTCTTGACGGGTAACCAACAACTCTTACTAATATTCATAGTAAGAAGGAGGTGTTCTTAAACTGCAAGACATAAACACAACCAATAAGCTTTATTGGGAAATCCGGATCTCTAATTGCCTCTTGCACTAATCTGAACATGAACTCACATCGGTCATGTTATCCCCTCAGTGATTAAAGCCAGTACCACATTATAAAAGGATGACTAGTGCCTCTGTCTCAATATTAACCTTGCTTTTAAATACCACTCATCCTACATCCACACATTTCATATTAAGATCATTTGACATATAAAGCAGCTCATAAATTAGAAATTTTACTAAATGATATTTAGCTTTCAAGTGGTTCTAAAAATTGTATCAGAATCAGGCCACATGGATATATGGGAGAAAAAAAGCAGGCAAGTCATGAGATTTGTGAATATTAGGTATCATtactaataaatttatatttaggTCTTGGTATAAACACAGTATAGACACCTCTGacattcaaaagtttcatatgcaCAAATCGCATATCTAATTCACAACAAAAACTCggaccgaaaaaaaaaaaccacttttttttacaaaaaaggtGGAGACAAAGCGTATCCATTTCTTCATCTCAGATATTAAATGAAAATTCTGTAGAGTCAATAGGATATATTAGATGAAGAATCTCAAACTCATATGTGCTAATCTAGAACTAATCCAATATATCGTCTCTCTACTGATTAGGCTGCCCATCTCCAATGATATCCCATAAAATGGCAAAGGAGCAAAACCCTATGGTAAAATTATAGAAACAAAGAAGTCTGGCTAAAGAATTTTGCAGCTAAAAACAATAATAAGAGGGCCAAGAACGAATGCAGCACCAAACTGcagagaaaaataagaatagGCAGTAggagttaaaaaaaattttcctcTCAAATTTCTTATGCCATAAATTTTTGTCCatgttgtttaaaatggaagaaCAGTAACTTTGGCTTTCTGCTATGCATAATGCCCAAGTAATTGCACCAGTATTTCTgtcataccttcatgttaatAACAAGGGTCAAGCTTTAGGTTATGACATATTACAATTTTCAGATTCTTTTCAGGCTTACTTGGAAGAAATGAACCAGAAGTAAGGGAGAAATAGTTATCTAATGTCAAGAAGAACATGATTAATATTAAAAGTGATAAAAAATAAGTATATACAGCAgggttttttttctatttttttaagtcTAGTTTGTTTTGTGATAAATTATGGCTTTCTAGTATACTACATATTGGTATACATCATTTTCATGGGTAAGTTatatatcaaaaagaaaactcaGTGACTTGGTTCTTAACTAACAATACAAATCAAGTCATGTTACACCATCAATGACCTGAGACCAATGTTCCAGAAAAGGGGTCGGTTTTATGCAGGCAAACATAAGCTTTATTTTACTTGTTAGTAGCATCAAGTAGCCATATGGTCTCCAACAGTAAAATTTGTTTCCTTATGACCTCAAACTGTTCTCAGAAGACCACAAGCAGCCATCAAGTATCAACTAATTCTGAATGAATTTTCCTTCAGTCATTATCTATACTGTAAAATAAACCACCTACATGACTCCACAGTAATCTCGATCcagtcatcaaaaaaaaaaaaagaagaagaaagaaagaaagaaagaaaagccaCAAATTCCAGCAGAGTCAGAAGTACAAGTCAATCAGAAAAAAGGTGCTAAGCTCCCCTATTCTTTTGTACGAATTATTTCTACTCCTCCATGGAAATAGAACGTTAAACTAGAACAATGTTTAACCATAGAATCTCCGGGACATAAGAACTAaataaagagcaagccaatcaGAAATTACAAACAGAATACTGTCGATTAGAAGAACAGACGAAATGAAATGGAAACCGAAGTTCACCTCCTCAAGGAaaccttaaaaagaaaaaaaaaaatcctccaaGGACAAATTTTTGATAAGAATTAACGATGTCCATTAAACTTCGTTATAAAAGGAACGACCTTTCCTTCATGCAAGACAATAAACACTTGAAGCAGAACACCCAGTACAAAACAAGAGCAAAGGAGTCTTGTACATAAACATACCTCTAAGCTGGTCCTCCAATCGATTGAGTTCGATCATAACAGGATCTGGAGGGCTTGGAAACATCTCCTTTTCACCAGCTTCGCCCAGGCTACCCATCTCCCTCGCAGTCCTCTATTCCAGACTCCCCTGTTTCCCCTGCTTCCCCTACTTCCCCTGTTCGAACTTCGTAAGAGAGAAGCCCAGCAGACAAAGGAGGCTGTTTGGGGTATTTATAGTATGGATTATGTGTAGAAGAAGCCATTTTATCAATGGAATTAGATTCCACAGACAGAGAGAGAAGGCGCGTTTCGTCGCtgagaagaagggagaagatttttagaaaaaaagaaagaaagaaaaactcgACGTAGACTGAAGAGAAAGCCGGCTGTTTTATTGGTAAATAGGTACCAATTTGTTGGTGCAAGTGGTTAATAAGATTTCTGTCTGAAGTTTTAGATATGGGAATCAGGGCAATAAACCCCACAGGACCAGAGAAAAGATGGGCTAGGTCTATTTTCCAACGGTTTCatatatgatttggaggattggtGATGATGGCTAGCTTTAACTCTCGTTCGAGGGAAGATTCTCCCAGGGGACCAAGGAACAAGAAGTCCCAAGCCAAATTTCTATTTacatcctatatatatatatatatatacatacaagagaaggaaaaaaaaagaaagagagagagaaaacgcGTATAAGAAATGGTGTGcagtttattttcaattagtacTTTGTgtttgcacattttcttgtgTCGGCCGtcgttaataataataaaaaaaagatagagatgggtttttaaattattcAATTTAACTAGATAAAAGCTCTAGAATTTATTCTGAAAGATGGAGCTCAGGAGCTCCAACTCTTGTAAAAAAAGTTCAATCATATGATATATGCAAGGCCTCCATGTCTTACAGATTT is from Phoenix dactylifera cultivar Barhee BC4 chromosome 6, palm_55x_up_171113_PBpolish2nd_filt_p, whole genome shotgun sequence and encodes:
- the LOC103707570 gene encoding microtubule-associated protein 70-4-like isoform X1: MGSLGEAGEKEMFPSPPDPVMIELNRLEDQLRDKERELGLANYEIKALKATELMKDKAVVELNNELKKVDDKLRAAEKQLEQKNLEIKRLINEKKEALAALFAAEAALRRVHACQKDEEYLPVEAVIAPLESDIKKYKNKITKLQEDKKALERLIKSKEAALIEAKNILCIALERALIVETVQNKNIELRRQIEICQEENKLLEKTNRQKIVEVEKLTQTIHELEEYILAGGAAANAVRDYQRQVAELYEEKKTLERELARAKVSANRVATVVANEWKDGNGKVMPVKQWLEERRFLQGEMQRLRDKVAVAERTAKAEAQLKDKLNLRLKTLEEGLKQAPSLSPKQVENSKKKFGCSSNEEPEKRPTFHSRASVSASRLSVLQQPNSASEGVITNRNIKPTNSLKNKFAIGENLVRKNFWAPKSKVFDDDGKDNAERIANANGNISDSIEGNTEPSQEVKAKGCGDIELQNKGGSEDDCDVTVQRKKVVPQEVTVKGVGDIKSKNKRGSEDAYEDMVSGFLYDRLQKEVINLRKSHEEKDHMLSAKDDEINLLQKKVDAVAASREKKMRRVAASREKEVLVKSEDTKPRSKTPIISRRAVNHQEASKSSRA
- the LOC103707570 gene encoding microtubule-associated protein 70-4-like isoform X2, coding for MGSLGEAGEKEMFPSPPDPVMIELNRLEDQLRDKERELGLANYEIKALKATELMKDKAVVELNNELKKVDDKLRAAEKQLEQKNLEIKRLINEKKEALAALFAAEAALRRVHACQKDEEYLPVEAVIAPLESDIKKYKNKITKLQEDKKALERLIKSKEAALIEAKNILCIALERALIVETVQNKNIELRRQIEICQEENKLLEKTNRQKIVEVEKLTQTIHELEEYILAGGAAANAVRDYQRQVAELYEEKKTLERELARAKVSANRVATVVANEWKDGNGKVMPVKQWLEERRFLQGEMQRLRDKVAVAERTAKAEAQLKDKLNLRLKTLEEGLKQAPSLSPKQVENSKKKFGCSSNEEPEKRPTFHSRASVSASRLSVLQQPNSASEGVITNRNIKPTNSLKNKFAIGENLVRKNFWAPKSKVFDDDGKDNAERIANANGNISDSIEGNTEPSQEVKAKGCGDIELQNKGGSEDDCDVTVQRKKVVPQEVTVKGVGDIKSKNKRGSEDAYEDMVSGFLYDRLQKEVINLRKSHEEKDHMLSAKDDEINLLQKKVDAVAASREKKMRRVAASREKEVLVKSEDTKPRSKTPIISRRCMA